In Lycium ferocissimum isolate CSIRO_LF1 chromosome 11, AGI_CSIRO_Lferr_CH_V1, whole genome shotgun sequence, a single genomic region encodes these proteins:
- the LOC132035918 gene encoding probable plastidic glucose transporter 1 isoform X1, whose protein sequence is MHRAPALHPLQCSFTPHFNPKNHYYHPLPRNTQYPFYHSTSFSLPRELKVSASSKKQPPDIKFANGDDEDELLQEKVVGVDDNGVDLGWLPAFPHVLTASMSNFLFGYHIGVMNGPIVSIAKELGFEGNSFLEGLVVSIFIGGAFIGSIASGSLVDKIGCCRTFQIDTVPLILGAIVSAQAQSIEQMLLGRFLVGLGIGVNTVLVPIYISEVAPTKYRGSLGSLCQIGTCVGIIASLCLAIPSENDPHWWRTMLYIASVPGFILALGMQFSVESPRWLCKAGRLDEAKKVIKNLWGSSEVDKAIKEFESVIKNDGGDLDSSWLELLEEPHSRVAAIGGALFVLQQLAGINGVLYFSSLTFKDVGISSSALASLYVGLTNFAGALCALYLMDKQGRQRLLVGSYAGMALSMFLIVYAISFPMDGEISNSLSILGTILYIFAFAVGAGPVTGLIIPELSSSRTRGKIMGFSFSVHWVFNFLVGLFFLELVEKFGVAPIYGSFSAVSLLAAAFAYFFIVETKGRSLEEIEMSLNPKFQGKRNSE, encoded by the exons ATGCATCGAGCACCAGCACTTCACCCTCTTCAATGCTCCTTCACACCCCATTTCAACCCAAAAAATCACTATTATCACCCTTTACCAAGAAATACACAATACCCTTTTTACCACTCAACTTCTTTTTCCCTTCCCAGAGAGCTCAAAGTTTCTGCTAGCAGTAAAAAGCAACCCCCAGATATAAAGTTTGCGAATGGAG atGATGAAGATGAGTTGTTACAAGAAAAGGTTGTTGGTGTTGATGATAATGGAGTGGATTTGGGATGGTTACCTGCCTTTCCTCATGTGTTGACTGCTTCAATGTCCAATTTCTTATTTGGTTATCACATTGG AGTAATGAATGGTCCTATTGTATCAATTGCCAAAGAGCTTGGATTTGAGGGGAATTCATTTCTTGAAGGACTTGTGGTGAGCATATTTATTGGTGGTGCATTCATAGGAAGCATAGCCAGTGGTTCCCTTGTTGATAAAATTGGTTGTTGTCGCACATTTCAAATTGACACAGTACCACTTATTCTTGGGGCAATTGTAAG TGCACAAGCTCAGTCCATTGAACAAATGCTCTTGGGAAGATTCCTTGTTGGCCTTGGTATTGGTGTTAATACAGTATTAGTTCCAATTTATATTTCTGAG GTTGCCCCAACGAAATATAGGGGCTCCCTGGGGTCGTTATGCCAAATTGGTACATGCGTTGGTATTATTGCATCACTTTGTCTGGCAATTCCCTCGGAAAATGATCCCCACTG GTGGAGGACAATGCTTTATATTGCAAGTGTTCCAGGATTTATTCTTGCTCTTGGTATGCAATTTTCCGTTGAGAGCCCTCGCTGGCTATGCAAG GCTgggagactcgatgaggcaaaAAAAGTCATCAAAAACTTATGGGGTTCATCAGAAGTAGATAAAGCTATCAAAGAATTTGAGTCTGTCATAAAGAATGATGGGGGTGACTTGGACAGCAGTTGGCTGGAACTCCTAGAGGAACCACACTCTAGAG TTGCTGCCATTGGAGGTGCCTTGTTTGTACTTCAACAGTTAGCTGGTATAAATGGAGTTCTCTACTTTTCGTCCTTGACTTTCAAAGATGTTGGAATCTCAAGCAGCGCTTTAGCAAGCTTATATGTCGGACTGACCAACTTTGCAG GTGCACTGTGTGCTTTATACTTGATGGATAAGCAGGGGAGGCAGAGGCTTCTAGTTGGAAGCTACGCTGGAATG GCTTTGTCAATGTTTCTGATTGTCTATGCTATCAGCTTTCCGATGGACGGTGAAATAAGCAACAGCTTATCAATACTGGGAACAATCTT ATATATATTCGCCTTTGCTGTTGGAGCTGGTCCAGTAACTGGTCTTATAATACCAGAGCTAAGCAGCAGCAGGACACGGGGGAAGATAATGGGATTTAGTTTTTCCGTTCATTGG GTCTTTAATTTCTTGGTGGGTTTATTTTTTCTGGAACTCGTTGAGAAATTTGGTGTTGCACCAATTTATGGAAGCTTCAGTGCTGTTTCGTTGTTGGCAGCAGCCTTTGCTTACTTTTTTATAGTCGAGACTAAAGGTCGATCTCTTGAAGAGATTGAAATGTCACTAAATCCCAAATTTCAGGGCAAGCGTAATTCAGAATAA
- the LOC132035918 gene encoding probable plastidic glucose transporter 1 isoform X2 yields the protein MHRAPALHPLQCSFTPHFNPKNHYYHPLPRNTQYPFYHSTSFSLPRELKVSASSKKQPPDIKFANGDELLQEKVVGVDDNGVDLGWLPAFPHVLTASMSNFLFGYHIGVMNGPIVSIAKELGFEGNSFLEGLVVSIFIGGAFIGSIASGSLVDKIGCCRTFQIDTVPLILGAIVSAQAQSIEQMLLGRFLVGLGIGVNTVLVPIYISEVAPTKYRGSLGSLCQIGTCVGIIASLCLAIPSENDPHWWRTMLYIASVPGFILALGMQFSVESPRWLCKAGRLDEAKKVIKNLWGSSEVDKAIKEFESVIKNDGGDLDSSWLELLEEPHSRVAAIGGALFVLQQLAGINGVLYFSSLTFKDVGISSSALASLYVGLTNFAGALCALYLMDKQGRQRLLVGSYAGMALSMFLIVYAISFPMDGEISNSLSILGTILYIFAFAVGAGPVTGLIIPELSSSRTRGKIMGFSFSVHWVFNFLVGLFFLELVEKFGVAPIYGSFSAVSLLAAAFAYFFIVETKGRSLEEIEMSLNPKFQGKRNSE from the exons ATGCATCGAGCACCAGCACTTCACCCTCTTCAATGCTCCTTCACACCCCATTTCAACCCAAAAAATCACTATTATCACCCTTTACCAAGAAATACACAATACCCTTTTTACCACTCAACTTCTTTTTCCCTTCCCAGAGAGCTCAAAGTTTCTGCTAGCAGTAAAAAGCAACCCCCAGATATAAAGTTTGCGAATGGAG ATGAGTTGTTACAAGAAAAGGTTGTTGGTGTTGATGATAATGGAGTGGATTTGGGATGGTTACCTGCCTTTCCTCATGTGTTGACTGCTTCAATGTCCAATTTCTTATTTGGTTATCACATTGG AGTAATGAATGGTCCTATTGTATCAATTGCCAAAGAGCTTGGATTTGAGGGGAATTCATTTCTTGAAGGACTTGTGGTGAGCATATTTATTGGTGGTGCATTCATAGGAAGCATAGCCAGTGGTTCCCTTGTTGATAAAATTGGTTGTTGTCGCACATTTCAAATTGACACAGTACCACTTATTCTTGGGGCAATTGTAAG TGCACAAGCTCAGTCCATTGAACAAATGCTCTTGGGAAGATTCCTTGTTGGCCTTGGTATTGGTGTTAATACAGTATTAGTTCCAATTTATATTTCTGAG GTTGCCCCAACGAAATATAGGGGCTCCCTGGGGTCGTTATGCCAAATTGGTACATGCGTTGGTATTATTGCATCACTTTGTCTGGCAATTCCCTCGGAAAATGATCCCCACTG GTGGAGGACAATGCTTTATATTGCAAGTGTTCCAGGATTTATTCTTGCTCTTGGTATGCAATTTTCCGTTGAGAGCCCTCGCTGGCTATGCAAG GCTgggagactcgatgaggcaaaAAAAGTCATCAAAAACTTATGGGGTTCATCAGAAGTAGATAAAGCTATCAAAGAATTTGAGTCTGTCATAAAGAATGATGGGGGTGACTTGGACAGCAGTTGGCTGGAACTCCTAGAGGAACCACACTCTAGAG TTGCTGCCATTGGAGGTGCCTTGTTTGTACTTCAACAGTTAGCTGGTATAAATGGAGTTCTCTACTTTTCGTCCTTGACTTTCAAAGATGTTGGAATCTCAAGCAGCGCTTTAGCAAGCTTATATGTCGGACTGACCAACTTTGCAG GTGCACTGTGTGCTTTATACTTGATGGATAAGCAGGGGAGGCAGAGGCTTCTAGTTGGAAGCTACGCTGGAATG GCTTTGTCAATGTTTCTGATTGTCTATGCTATCAGCTTTCCGATGGACGGTGAAATAAGCAACAGCTTATCAATACTGGGAACAATCTT ATATATATTCGCCTTTGCTGTTGGAGCTGGTCCAGTAACTGGTCTTATAATACCAGAGCTAAGCAGCAGCAGGACACGGGGGAAGATAATGGGATTTAGTTTTTCCGTTCATTGG GTCTTTAATTTCTTGGTGGGTTTATTTTTTCTGGAACTCGTTGAGAAATTTGGTGTTGCACCAATTTATGGAAGCTTCAGTGCTGTTTCGTTGTTGGCAGCAGCCTTTGCTTACTTTTTTATAGTCGAGACTAAAGGTCGATCTCTTGAAGAGATTGAAATGTCACTAAATCCCAAATTTCAGGGCAAGCGTAATTCAGAATAA
- the LOC132036675 gene encoding endoglucanase 11: MKSFLHHCSIFLSLYIIFSSSCRAFDYSDALQKSLLYFEAQRSGRLPYNQRVNWRDHSGLTDGLEQGVDLVGGYYDAGDHVKFGLPMAFTVTMLSWSVIEYGEEISYVGEMEHAFEAIKWGTDYFIKAHTSPNVLWAEVGDGATDHYCWQRPEDMTTSRRAFKIDENNPGSDLAGETAAAMAAASIVFRKNNPHYSHLLLHHAQQLFEFGEKYRGKYDESVGVVKSYYASVSGYEDELLWAAFWLYKATDKEEYLEYVINKANSFGGIGWAITEFSWDVKFAGLQIIASKLLQEEKHKKHSHILEQYRSKAEHYICSCLNKNNGSTNVERTPAGLLYIRQWNNMQYVSTAAFLLTVYSDFLQKSNQKITCHGGIVVHEDLFNFAKSQVDYILGSNPRNMSYLVGFGPNYPKRVHHRGASIVSYRENKGFIGCTQGYDYWYSKNGPNPNVLIGAIVGGPDKQDDFDDDRANYVQTEACTYNTAPLVGIFAKLNFLNNPPLIASF, from the exons ATGAAGAGTTTTTTGCACCATTGTTCTATTTTTCTTTCACTCTAcatcattttttcttcttcttgtagaGCTTTTGATTATTCAGATGCTCTtcaaaaaagtcttctttactttgaAGCTCAAAGGTCCGGTCGTTTACCTTATAACCAACGTGTCAATTGGCGCGACCATTCTGGTTTAACTGATGGCTTAGAACAAGGG GTGGATTTGGTTGGAGGGTACTATGATGCTGGTGACCATGTAAAATTTGGCTTACCAATGGCATTCACAGTGACAATGTTGTCATGGAGTGTGATTGAATATGGTGAAGAGATTTCTTATGTAGGTGAAATGGAACATGCTTTTGAAGCTATCAAATGGGGTACCGATTACTTCATCAAAGCACACACTAGCCCAAATGTGTTATGGGCAGAG GTGGGAGATGGAGCCACTGATCATTACTGTTGGCAACGGCCGGAGGACATGACAACTTCTCGTCGAGCATTCAAGATCGACGAGAACAACCCCGGCTCTGACTTAGCCGGGGAGACGGCCGCTGCGATGGCTGCCGCGTCGATTGTGTTTAGGAAAAATAATCCACATTATTCTCACTTATTATTGCACCATGCCCAACAG TTATTTGAGTTTGGTGAAAAATACAGAGggaaatatgatgaaagtgTGGGAGTAGTGAAGAGCTATTATGCATCAGTAAGTGGGTACGAAGATGAGTTGTTGTGGGCAGCATTTTGGTTATACAAAGCCACCGACAAGGAAGAGTATTTGGAGTATGTAATTAACAAGGCTAATTCTTTTGGGGGTATTGGTTGGGCTATTACTGAGTTCAGTTGGGATGTTAAATTTGCTGGTCTACAAATTATTGCCTCCAAG CTATTGCAAGAGGAAAAGCACAAGAAACACAGCCACATACTTGAACAGTATCGATCAAAAGCTGAACACTACATATGTTCATGTCTCAACAAAAACAACGGTAGCACCAACGTCGAACGTACCCCAGCCGGCTTATTATACATCCGGCAATGGAACAACATGCAGTACGTATCGACGGCGGCTTTCTTACTCACAGTTTACTcagattttcttcaaaaatccaaCCAAAAAATAACCTGCCATGGAGGAATAGTTGTTCATGAAGACCTCTTCAATTTTGCCAAATCCCAAGTGGACTACATTTTGGGCTCAAATCCAAGAAACATGAGTTATCTTGTGGGGTTTGGCCCAAATTACCCAAAAAGAGTACACCATAGAGGGGCCTCCATTGTGTCCTATAGAGAAAACAAGGGCTTTATTGGATGTACCCAAGGGTATGATTATTGGTACAGCAAAAATGGGCCAAACCCAAATGTTCTAATTGGGGCAATTGTTGGTGGGCCTGATAAACAAGATGATTTTGATGATGATAGAGCAAATTATGTGCAAACAGAGGCGTGTACATATAATACAGCACCTCTTGTTGGAATTTTTGCAAAGTTGAATTTCTTGAATAATCCACCATTAATTGCATCTTTCTAA